gtatttgtatccATCAGgcaatatgacagagatttccttgagtgtcaggaACTACTAAGCCAAACAAACCTAATTTAAAAAAGCTTTCACTGCCTTTGCAAAATGGCTTTgctttggctggtgctctccatcagagttcagccctcctgtTTGGCTGGTCAGCCCATGGCGAATGCAAAGCGCAGggccctctctgtcttttctgggcctttgTCTTGTTCTGAGCTTGTCCTTGGCTAGTgaccttaggagttcccctgtttacaggagtttgaatacCCCTCTACTTCCtggaaacagaccttctccctctcctgggtgttctaCTGCATGACTTAATTTGGGTAAGCCTTTCCCAGGCTTCTCACCTCAATTGTATCTTACactgcttttgttgtctcaagctgcttttgcctgaaggggAAATTCTGGGATGGGAGCACACTGGACATAAGTTTCCCAATTCAGTCTTTCCCAGGCAGAAAAAGGTCAGGGACCCATAAAGCAAGAACTTTGTGATCTGGAGAAGGGATGAGGGAGGGACCAGGAAGGGCACTAAGAGTTTCTTttatggctccccaaagctgtgctttcttgacctgcccagcaaatacaGCCCTGAAATTCTTCCTGAATATGAAAGTATGAAACTCTTCCATAAGGTTTGCACAACCTTGACACCAAAACCTGAAAGAGGTAGCAAACATAAAGATAGCGAACTTAAACTCCCAAAATACCTGGTTTTAGGAAAACTGGAAACTACAATGGGTCCTGCATATGAGGTTACAGGGACAAGGAGAGAGGTTGTGTGGATTTAGGAGCCAGATCACATAAACATTAGTCCTGGCATAGATACAAACTATGATtgttttgatgaatgaataaataagtgaaaaaataaaatatatggggCATGTTTGTTCACATTGGCTGAATGCCTGTGCTGTGTAGGGGCTGCAAGGGAGCCTGGTAGCTGTATCATGCTGTCCCGGCAGGGTGTGGCACAAGCAGGAAGCTAGACCCAGCCTTGCGTATTTTAagttccaggcaaaagcagagccTCTCCCACTTGCCTTATGATTATGGAGCCCTGGAGGCCCACATCAATGGGAAGATCATGCCGCTGCACCACAGCAAACATCACACTGCATATGTAAATAACTTGAATGCTACTGAGGAGAAATATAAAGAGGCACTAGCAAAGGGTGATGTTACAACTTAGGTAGTTCTTCAGTCTGCTCTGAAGTTTAATGGTGGAGGCCATATCTATCATACCATTTCCTAGACAAACCTGAGCCTTAATGGTGGTGGAGAATCCAAAGGGGAGTTGCTGGAAGCCATCAAATGTGACTTTGGTTCCTTTAACAGATTTAAGGAGAAGTTGACAGCTGTATCTGTTGGCATACAAGGTCCAGGTTGTGGTTGGCTTGACTTCAATCAGGAACAGGGACACTTAAAGAGTGCTGCATGTTCTAATCAGTGCAAGAAACAAGAGGTCTTATTCTACTGCTGGGAGTTGATGTACAGGAGCATGCTTATTACCTTCAGTATAAGAATGTCAGCCTGCTTATATAAATGCTATTTGTAATATAATCATTTGGGAGAATATAACTTAAAGACATAAAACTTGCAAGAAGTGAAATCATTTCTTAATGTTAATCATTACACTGAGTATGTAAAGCTCTTTGACTTTTTATAACAATTTAGAGTCTGCAGTATACTAATAAGCTTCTCTATTTAACATTTCTAAGTATTGATTCTTGAGACAAACAGAATTCAATGatataatttcacattttaaaagtctGATTAGTCACCTGTTTGAAAATACTGAATGTTTTGTATGACTTAGTCTTTtgatgaacattttctttaacaCATGAAATAGCCTAGGAGGTTTTGTCATTGtaaaaaaccataaaaaaattCCATCTCTATACTCTTGGAGCCTGAAGGAAAGCCTTTATAATTCTGTATTCTTGCAGTTGTAGGAAGTCCAGTCTTTTGCCCCTGTTGTTGAAGTATAAAACCCAGTGGAAATATTCAACTTTTAATTGAAAATTGCTCGTTTTGTAAGTAACCCACGACTTAGTATTATTTCTGGTAGGTCTCACCCAGGGTCTCTAATTATTGATGGTCCCATGTTTCACAGGGTTAAAACCATTTTATCATTTAAACAGACATAATTTGATTGCTAATTGAGATCTGTTTTATTATGAGGAGGTAGTAGTGTATTTGAATTTGTTTGAAGGCCAAAATATGAAGACATTAACCTGAAATTTTGTCTTCAAACATAGAGACGTATATATTGTATAGAAGTGTCAAAATAGACAAATTAAGGCCTAGTTGATAAAATCAATGACAGGGATTAAACCACAGGTCATCTGGGTGACTACTTGTCCCCACCACCCCCCTTTGGTCCTGTTCATGAGCATCCCTCTGAAGGAACTGGGATGCTAGTGAGAGAACAACCTACCCATAGAGAAGCAGACTAATCTTGGGCTGAGGTCAGCTGTGTGCCTCCCTCAGGAACAAAAATtattatctttccttttaaaaaaaatatacagcTGCAAATAAAAACTTCATATTGTTTTGCTtcttcaataaaggaaaaaatatacctataacACAGTAAGACAGCAAGTCAAATCATGTTCCTGTGTAGTTTTTGAAAACAGACCTGGAGACTATTTAAATGTAGCAGGGATACTTTTTGTATTTGGTTTATATTGTCATGCATATTCCTATGTTGTTCAATCATTATTCTAATATGTTTTAATGGCTATATGTTTTATCAATTGTACATTTCATAATCTATGTTAGAGTTCTATTGCTGGATATTTCATTTGTTCTCAATTATTCTTTATGACCAAAAATGCTTTGGTGGGCAGCTCTGTGCACACAGGTTTTTCCTTCAGTTGGAATATTCCCTATGTGTTTTTCTAAATAGGGTTTTTCTTAAACCTATTTAGTAATAgaatgttttccaattttttaaaatttgtaattagcaccccaaattttatttttctgtttttttcatgaaaaaaaatggagtaACATAGCAGTTTCAATATTGAAGActgaagtctttttttaaaaattttaattcaaggCCCTTTTCTCTTAGAATTCAATTAGGAAAGTATGTAGAGTTTCTGAATTGTCAAAAGTGTTGATGAGAATATTGACAACTGTGtggggtgtttgtgtgtgtgctggtggaTTGAAAAAACTTTGGAGTTTCTGATCATTATCTTTTATATACCACAGTGAAGTTACTTTCATGAAGCTTGAGTGAGAGTCACCTGTTTACTGCTTGCCTATATGAACAAGGCAGCGAACTGTAGGTAAACAGATAGTCTAGAAAACTAGAACCTTTTCAAAAGATGGGCATTTGAATACAAGTAGACAGATTGTGGTTTCTGTTGAGCTAACAAATATATGCAGAGACTACTGATTTATAGAAACCTTTTTGACTTCTACTGAGCTTTAAGAGTCTCCCAAAATTCAATGTTGAAATTTTTATGGGGCTCTATTTTTGTTTTGACTTTATCTTAGGAGAACGGAGGAAGGAATGTTGGAAAGCACACTTCAgtaaggtttttgtttttcctccatgTCAAATAGATTTTAAGAGACTGAGACACTTAAAATAATAAGATTTTAAACAGCCAGCAGAAAATGAGACTTTTAGATTCTACTTAGACGTGGCTtcataatagaaaataaacagtAGAATATAAAATTGCAGTTTCTTTCATAAAGGAAAAGTGCTGCTCATCCAAGAGGGATTTTTGTGACCTAATCAGCAGTCACTGCTCTACTCCTAAACATGCTTCCTAAGTCTTAGAATGGTCAGTGCTGGAAGGAAACAAGGAAGCAAAAACTAATACTGTTCTCGAAACAGTATCTGTTGCTTGATTGGTGTGTAATAAACAACAATGCTgagaaattaaaactttattgTACCCCTAAATTCATAATCTTAAAATGAGCTTTGAATTTCTATTGAGCACCTTTTAAACAGTAACATCGAAACTACAAAATTGTGAGATTGATGTGTTTTGTGATTTACAGCTAAAACTAGGTATAAACataagttttattttctaatttcaggGGGATTACTGTTTTAGAAAGCTCTTCagaaaatgttttacaaattACTGTTTCTCATTATTAGTCATGCCCTAATGATCCCAGCAAGCTAATGTCCTGTCTTCAAAGATATGCCTCAAACCTAGTATACAATAAAAATCCTATAAGGCTCTAGAtagttttcatttaattaatCATTAGAGAAACAATTATTTTCCTGTTATAGTAATGTAGAGTTTTGAGTGTTAATAAAAATGTCTTatcagccattaaaaaaaaatacatatgttccCTCTTTCCCTCACTCATGCCTAGTGCAATGGCAGCGGCCGCGGCAGAGCAGTAACAGTTCTACCTGCTCCTGGGAAACCTGCTCAGCCCTGACAGTGTGGTCCAGAAACCTAGGAGAATATCCCGGGTCAGTCAAAGATCACATTCCTCTTATAAGCCAGGAGAAATACAAGAGCTGCTGAGGAGGCTAGGCAAATGGCTGCCGTTCTTCTAAGACATCTTCTGTCCTCTGCGTTTGATGAAGTCTATCCAACTCTTCCTTCTGATGTTCAGACTGCCATCAAGAGTGAACTACTAATGATTATTCAGATGGAAACACAATCtagcataaggaaaaaaatttgtGATACTGCCACAGAGCTGGCCAGGTAATTTAATAGATGAGGATGGCAACAACCAGTGGCCTGAAGGTTTGAAGATCCTTTTTGATTCAGTTAGCTCTCAAAATGTAGGACTGTGGGAAGCTGCCCTTCACATTTTCTGgagttttcctggaatttttGGGAATCAACAGCAGCACTATTTAGATGTCATCAAATGGATGTTAGTTCAGTGTATGCAAGATCAGGAACATCCATCGATCAGAACATTATCTGCTAGAGTTACAGCGGCTTTTATACTTGCAAATGAGCATAATATTGCTCTGTTCAAACATTTTTCAGACTTATTACCTGGATTCTTATAGGTTGTAAATGATTCATGCCACCAGAATGATGATTCAGTCCTAAAATCTCTTGTTGAGATTGCAGATACTGTTCCAAAGTATTTGCATCCTTATTTAGAATCCACTCTACAGCTAAGTCTAAGGTTATGCAGAGACACTAGTCTCAATAATATGCAATGCCAGCTTGCCCTTGAAGTAATCATGACCCTGTCTGAGACAGCTGCTGCTACGTTAAGAAAACATACCAATATTGTTGCACGTTCTATTCCTCAGATGCTAGCAATGATGGTTGACCTGGAAGAGGATGAGCATTGCTCAAATGCTGATGAACTAGAAGATGATGATTTTGACAGCAATGCAGTTGCTGGTGAGAGTGCTTTAGACCGAATGGCTTGTGGACTTGGTGGAAAACTTGTTCTACAAATGACCAAGGGACACATTATGCAAATGCTTCAAAATCCCGACTGGAAATATCAGCATGCAGGATTGATTGCTTTATCTGCCATTGGTGAAGGATGCCACCAGCAAATGGAAGGGATTCTAAATGAGAtagtaaattttgttttgtttttttcttaggaTCCTCAACCAAGGGTAGGGTATACAGTCTGTAATGCTGTGGGACAGATGGCTACAGATTTTGCACCTGGCTTCCAAAAGAAATTCCATGAGAAGGTGATTGCAGCTCTGTTGCAGACAATGGAAGACCAAGGCAATCAATGGGTACAGGCCCATGCAGCTGCTGTGCTCATTAATTTTACTGAAGACTGCCCCAAGTTGCTACTGATTCCATGTTTAGACAATTTTGTGAAACATTTGTATTCCCTTATGGTACTGAAACTTCAAGAGTTGACTCAAAAAGGCACAAAGTTAGTTATGGAACAAGTTGTTTCATCCATTGCATCAGTTGCAGATACCACAGAAGAAAAATTTGTCCCCTACTGTGATTTATTTATGCCATCACTAAGCATATTGTTGAGAATGCAGTTCAGAAGGAACTCAGACTTCTGAGAGAAAAACTATTGTGCATCAACCTCATTGGTCTGGCTGTTGGGAAAGAAAAATTCATGCAAGATGCATCAGATAAGATGCAGCTATTACTGAAGACTTAGACAGACTTCAGTGATACGGAAGATGATGATCCTCGGATTTCTTACATCATCTCAGCATGGGCCAGAATGTGCAAAATCCTTGGAAAAGAATTTCCGCAATACCTTGCAGTGGTTATGAGGCCTTAAATGAAGAGAGCTTCAATTAAACCCAAAGTAGCTCTTTTAGATACCCAAGACATGCAGAATATGAGAGATGATGATAGTTGGGAATTTGTGAACCTTGGAGATCAGCAAAGTTTTGGTATTAAAACTGCAGGACTGGAAGAAAAGTCAACTGCTTGCCAGATGCTGTGCATGAAGTAATGGGAGATGGATGCCTTAATAatgaacactttgaagaactgggAGGTATATTCAAAGCAAAACttgaagaacattttaaaaatcaagaattgTGACAAGTTGAAAGACAAGATTAAGACTATGATGGACAGGTTGAAGAGTCACTACAAGATGAGGATGATAATCATGTTTATATTCTGAGCAAAGTTTCATACATTCTACACTCAAAATTCAGTAGCTACAAGGAAAAAGTGTCACCATGGGTTGAACAGCTGCTTCCTTTAATTGTCAACCTAATTTGTTGACATAGACCATGGCCAGACAGACAGTGGGGATTGTGCATCTTTGATAATGTTGTAGAACACTGTAGTCCAGCCTCATTTAAATATGCAGAATATTTCTTAAGGCCAGTGCTCCAATATGTATTCGAACATAGCCCAGAAGTGAGACAAGCTGCTGCATATGGCCTAGGAGTCATGGCACTGTATGGTGGAGAAAACTGTCTTCCTTTTTGTACAGAAGCACTTCTACTGCTAGTAAGAGTTATTCAGACTGCAGATTCTAAGACCAAAGAAAATGTCAATGCTGCAGAGAACTGCATTTCAGCAGTAGGGAAGATTATGAAATTCAAACCTGACTGTGTAAATTTTGAAGAAGTCCTACTACACTGGTTATCGTGGCTCCCACTGCATGAAGATAAAGAGGAAGCTGTTCAGACTTTCAGTTATCTGTGTGACCTAAGTGAAAATAATCACCCAATTGTTCTTGGCCCAAACAATACCAATCTGCCCAAAATATTCAGTATAATTGCAGAAGGAGAAATGCATGAGGTGATTAAACATGAAGATCCTTGTGCCAAACGTCTGGCTAATGTTGTTCATCAAGTACAGACTTCTGGAGGATTGTGGACTGAATGCATAGCACAGCTCAGTCTGGAGCAGCAGGCAGCCATACAGGAGCTCCTGAACTCTGCTTGAAGGGCCTTAATATCATCCACCAGAAaactaaatccaaataaacatttACCCTTTTGTTTAGGTTAAAAAAGAATACATGTATGTATGAAAGTTTGGAGGCAGCTCCAAGGATGGCTCAGCATTGCCATTTATTTGTGTCATCTAAACTGATTGAGTCTCAGCATTGCCACTTTTCAGCTATATGAATTTGGGCAATCTTTGTACCTGAGCTCCTATTTCTTGGTAAACAAGAATTAACAGCTATGCCTCCTAACTAAATGGGCTTCTGTGCAGATTAAACAAAATTGGTTGACCTGTTGTAAGAAAGTGTCTTTCTAACCATGAAGATCTCAGTAAGGTTAGATGTTGTTATTAATCTGCTCCTTTATGGAttgcctctctcctccctcttctttttgGAGTATTACTTCAATCTGAAATAGTGGTCACATCAGGCAAGGGTGAGCTAGCTGTTCCTTTTGGAGGAAGTTGATAGTCTCTGTTCTTGGGTGAATTTCCAACATGACTCTTAGGATGGCAGGTCCCACATCATAGACTGACTTTCTGCATGCAGTTCTGCTATGCTGCTTAGCCTCCACCACCCTGGTTTGATCAGCTCTTAGTTTCTGACACTGCTTCAACCCTAGTCCTGTTTTCTAAGTTATTCTCCAAGGTGGCCTCATCTGCAAACTTTCTGGGGTCATTCATCAGACCCTGGTCCACTGTATTTTCTTTGATATGCAGGATGCAGCAGACCATGTTATGTCCCCTGACTGAATgcatcatgaataaaatatttcttaagtagCTCTCCTGTGCAAAAGCTCTACGATAGGCCCTGAGAATGTACTAAAGAACATGTGGAAGTTTCTTGAACCCAAAGAGTGTGCATTTTTCCTGGTCAAGCAAACAGTATAAATTCCTTTGTATTTAATGAATTGTTTATCTggaacaggttttttttttttttttttttttttttgtcctagaGCAACAAACATTGCCATAGTTACTTCAGCTCTTGCATTTGTCTATCTTACTTCaaagtgctttttgttttttacctttttaagttGTCATAGCATGCTAGACGCTTATGAAAGATCAAAAAAATACTACTTTAACTTGAAGAATTGAAACATAAGAAGGGTTTCATAAGTTGATCAAGTTCACACTGAAATTCAGGAACATAGCaagatgaagaggcagaataGTGCAAGGGTTATTCAGTCAGACTTCCAAGGACCAGAATCCTGGCTGTCCTAGTTTAAAAGTTGTGCTACCAGGGGCAAGTTCCTAATCCCCAAGACTCCATTTCCTTAGCTGTGAGGTGGGGACAACTTTGTACTTtcctcacagggttattgtgagaattgaatcagattataaatgtatatatgtatttcttataCAGTTTCTGGTCTACATGAAACACAATACTTGATAGCCATTAATTCATCAAGTATGATTTAGGTTTTTCTGGTTCAAAATGAgacttctctgttcctttttaataaactttgttctttcttaatGTGAAAATTACATATAGAAAACACATGAATATGTAAAGGTTAAATTAAAGtcatgtaaacatttttaaacactATATCTTCTATTAATAATATTACAATGAACTTTTTTTCAATAATTCTTTTATACTGCATTTAGACTATTTaggatatttttctaaaaatatgatTATTGGATAAAGAATTCGAACATTGGTAATCATATTGATGAATTTTAACAATTTGTTTTTTTGAATATGGGCTAATTTTATGTCTCACCCTGTGTATATAAGAATGTCGGGCATGTGGGGACATGAAGATTCAGGGTGATTTCACTTTTCTAATACTACTTAATTATCTAAGTAATAGgatatttctttgtaattttaattttcataatttgtTAAATAAGGCTGGCATTTTTTGTGATCTAATTGGCCATTTTCATCCCTAGTGATAGGTAAAGGCAGAATTACAGCCCAGGTCCTTTGAGAACTAAAAAACCTCGATCTCTTCCTAACACTTAATGGTTTCTAAAGCTGGAGTTACTTGGCGGCCATGTCTCCACCCAACCGAAGCAGTCTCTGGAAGCCCAGTCTGAGCTCCTGCATCCTGAGTGCATAGACCATGGGGTTGAGTGCAGGGTGGATGACATTGTGCAGTACGTTAAGGAGTACAGGGATGAGGGGAATCTTTTTCTCTGCTAAGTGTGTGATAGACAGCACGATGATACGTGAGTAGAAAAAGAGGATGAGGATGAGGTGGGAGCTACAGGTGCTCAGAGCCTTGGACATTGCTTCCCCTGAGTGCAGCTTCATCACAGAGCGTAGGATTAGAGCATAGGAAGAAAACACCAGGGCCATGTCACTCCCAACCAGGACCCATGCTAAGATAAGTTGGTAAAATTTGTTCACAGTGATGTCATCACAAGCCAGGCTGACAACCCCCAAGTTAGAGCAGAGGCAATGCTGAATCTCATTCCTGGAGCAGCAGTGTCTCTGGGCAGCCAGTATGGGCACTGGGATGGTCAACAGGCCATTCCTGAGCACCATGAATGCTGTGGCTTTGATCACAGAAGCTTCAGTGACTATGGAGGGGTATTGAAGGGGGTGACAGATGGCTATGTATCTGTCCACTGCCATGCAGAGGAAGATACCAGACTCCATGAAACAAAAGCAGTGGATGGTATAGATCTGAGCAAAGCACTCAGGGAGGGTGATGGCCTTGGCATCAAACCAGAAGATGGCCAGGATCTTGGGCATGATGGTGGTGGCCAGGCTAGTGTCCACCACTGATAATATGCCCAGAAAATGGTACATGGGCTCATGGAGTGTGGGCTCATGTTGGATGGTGATCACGA
This genomic stretch from Choloepus didactylus isolate mChoDid1 chromosome 6, mChoDid1.pri, whole genome shotgun sequence harbors:
- the LOC119537588 gene encoding olfactory receptor 56B4-like, yielding MDTSTSFTNNSSFQNSHFILMGLPGIHKWQHWLSLPLALLYLLALGANLLIVITIQHEPTLHEPMYHFLGILSVVDTSLATTIMPKILAIFWFDAKAITLPECFAQIYTIHCFCFMESGIFLCMAVDRYIAICHPLQYPSIVTEASVIKATAFMVLRNGLLTIPVPILAAQRHCCSRNEIQHCLCSNLGVVSLACDDITVNKFYQLILAWVLVGSDMALVFSSYALILRSVMKLHSGEAMSKALSTCSSHLILILFFYSRIIVLSITHLAEKKIPLIPVLLNVLHNVIHPALNPMVYALRMQELRLGFQRLLRLGGDMAAK